A portion of the Leptospira kanakyensis genome contains these proteins:
- a CDS encoding cytochrome c-type biogenesis protein CcmH, with translation MDFTIPNNTPSSLFGWETSKFVLNKIQQKTKFNVLNKSLFQLVLVGFCFFFPTLLLAQKTTTNLKEDGQIQTFLKVTEQIRCICLPSLPIQSCSFNMCAASSYLKTFIENRIKDGMKEEEIISKMENGFGNSVLQDPIVVMFQENGNQGMVDSIVYGFGPKILAQPDGTWINFTLFAIGVLGLFGIYKYGTKKKRESSVTKDTNKLENQKSTTEEIKNKIRKFEEEA, from the coding sequence ATGGATTTTACAATTCCAAACAATACCCCGTCCAGTCTGTTTGGATGGGAAACATCCAAATTTGTTTTAAATAAGATCCAACAAAAAACTAAGTTCAATGTTTTAAACAAATCTCTATTTCAACTTGTTTTGGTTGGATTTTGTTTTTTCTTTCCAACATTACTTTTAGCGCAAAAAACAACCACAAACTTAAAAGAAGATGGGCAAATCCAAACCTTCTTAAAAGTAACAGAACAAATTCGTTGTATTTGTTTGCCAAGTTTACCCATCCAATCCTGTTCGTTTAACATGTGTGCGGCGTCTAGTTATCTCAAAACATTTATTGAAAACCGTATCAAAGACGGGATGAAAGAAGAGGAAATCATTTCGAAAATGGAAAATGGTTTTGGGAATTCTGTTTTACAAGATCCGATTGTTGTGATGTTCCAGGAAAATGGGAACCAAGGGATGGTGGATTCCATTGTTTATGGTTTTGGGCCAAAAATTCTCGCACAACCTGATGGAACCTGGATCAACTTTACTTTGTTTGCAATAGGAGTTCTTGGGCTTTTTGGAATCTACAAGTATGGAACCAAAAAAAAGAGGGAATCATCCGTAACAAAGGATACAAACAAACTAGAAAACCAAAAATCTACAACAGAAGAAATCAAAAACAAAATCCGTAAATTCGAAGAAGAAGCTTAA
- a CDS encoding aminotransferase class I/II-fold pyridoxal phosphate-dependent enzyme, producing the protein MANHWEEVQKKLDSIREKQLFRETRNYQGIDFCSNDYMGMATNPSMLEFFQTKKNIYPFGSTAARLVRGNSNSMDQFESEFAHFVEGEAALLVSTGFTANFGLLDSIAAPDCYLFTDRLNHASILDGIRISGAQKKYYHHLDMNHLQSLLEKADLEDPNHKKKRIVVTETLFSMDGDSPDLKTLLALKRKFGFVLVLDEAHAFGIYGVHGKGLVFRDLTLSEIHSIDYRVYTLGKSLGLEGGIIVTKKIGRDHLVNVMRSFIFSTAPLPMISEFASYSLKLLSSMDKERDELLKIADTLKNSLKTNGFIITASTSHIVPLLLETEKEALFYAANLQEKGLDVRAIRPPTVPSPRLRISLNAKLKLSDIQVLVETLVQVREMWNSL; encoded by the coding sequence ATGGCAAATCATTGGGAAGAAGTCCAAAAAAAACTAGATTCCATTCGCGAAAAACAATTGTTTCGGGAAACTCGCAACTACCAAGGAATTGATTTTTGTTCCAACGACTATATGGGAATGGCAACTAATCCCAGTATGTTGGAGTTTTTCCAAACAAAAAAGAATATTTATCCCTTTGGATCCACTGCCGCTCGTTTGGTTCGGGGAAACTCTAATTCGATGGATCAATTTGAATCGGAGTTTGCTCATTTTGTCGAAGGGGAAGCCGCACTTCTTGTTTCCACAGGATTCACTGCGAACTTTGGCCTTTTGGATTCCATTGCTGCTCCCGACTGTTATCTGTTTACCGATCGTTTGAACCATGCATCCATTCTAGATGGAATTCGAATTTCGGGTGCTCAGAAAAAATACTATCATCATTTGGATATGAATCACCTCCAATCTTTATTAGAAAAAGCTGATTTAGAAGACCCGAACCATAAAAAGAAACGAATTGTGGTTACGGAAACTTTATTTAGTATGGATGGCGATTCTCCCGATTTAAAAACCTTACTTGCATTAAAAAGAAAGTTTGGCTTTGTTCTTGTTTTGGATGAAGCTCATGCCTTCGGGATTTATGGTGTTCACGGGAAGGGACTTGTCTTTCGGGATTTAACTCTGTCGGAAATTCATTCCATTGATTACAGAGTTTACACTTTGGGAAAGTCCTTGGGGCTTGAAGGTGGAATCATTGTCACAAAAAAAATTGGCCGTGACCACTTAGTTAATGTAATGCGATCTTTTATTTTTTCTACGGCACCACTTCCTATGATTTCGGAATTTGCATCCTACTCATTGAAACTCCTTAGTTCGATGGACAAAGAAAGAGATGAATTGTTAAAAATAGCAGATACACTGAAAAATTCTTTAAAAACCAATGGATTTATCATCACTGCCTCTACTTCACATATCGTTCCTCTGCTTCTTGAAACAGAAAAAGAGGCTTTGTTTTATGCTGCCAATTTACAAGAGAAAGGTTTGGATGTACGTGCAATTCGCCCGCCGACGGTTCCAAGCCCTAGGTTACGAATCAGTTTGAACGCTAAATTAAAGTTAAGTGATATTCAAGTGTTGGTAGAAACACTCGTTCAAGTTAGAGAGATGTGGAACTCTCTCTAA
- a CDS encoding SIR2 family NAD-dependent protein deacylase, translating into MSLLTPDLIQRIRSARNILFLTGAGISSESGIPTFRGEGGYWKKFKAEELATPEAFANHPEVVWEWYDYRRKICSEAKPNDGHLTIANWQSFSKTVNLITQNVDGLHPRAGSKNLLEIHGNIFRARCTVCKEKYTLDEDGINQSGLKFCPACESLLRPDIVWFGEGYDNRLLTKAWEQSKEAHIVFVVGTSANVSVPANLALTAIRNGALGIEINPETTSLTPSVQLHFGGKSGEILPEIFKEVFGDVVLK; encoded by the coding sequence ATGAGTCTTCTCACTCCCGACCTCATCCAACGTATCCGCTCCGCTCGGAATATTTTGTTTCTTACGGGAGCAGGTATCTCTAGCGAAAGTGGGATTCCTACGTTTCGCGGGGAAGGTGGGTATTGGAAAAAGTTCAAAGCGGAAGAACTTGCCACACCAGAGGCCTTTGCCAACCATCCGGAAGTGGTTTGGGAATGGTATGACTACCGGCGAAAGATATGTTCCGAAGCAAAACCAAATGACGGACACCTAACAATTGCCAATTGGCAATCATTTTCAAAAACGGTAAATCTCATCACACAAAATGTAGATGGGCTCCATCCTAGAGCAGGAAGTAAAAACCTCCTGGAAATTCATGGTAATATTTTTCGTGCAAGGTGTACAGTTTGCAAAGAAAAATATACATTGGATGAAGATGGGATCAATCAATCTGGCCTTAAATTTTGCCCGGCTTGTGAATCACTTTTACGACCAGATATTGTTTGGTTTGGAGAAGGTTACGACAATCGACTCCTCACAAAAGCATGGGAACAAAGTAAAGAAGCTCATATTGTTTTTGTTGTAGGAACTAGTGCGAATGTATCGGTTCCCGCCAACTTAGCACTGACTGCCATTCGGAACGGTGCTCTTGGGATTGAAATCAATCCAGAAACCACTTCTCTCACCCCGTCCGTTCAACTTCATTTTGGTGGCAAGTCAGGAGAAATCCTTCCTGAGATTTTTAAGGAAGTTTTCGGGGATGTGGTTTTAAAGTAA
- a CDS encoding DMT family protein has translation MLTIILLVLSNIFMTFAWYGHLKYAKSTNMFYVILFSWGIAFFEYVLMVPANRIGFTVYKFEGFQLKIIQEVITILVFILFATVFLGEKIKWNYIVSFGLILLAGYFAFGFGTKSNGH, from the coding sequence ATGTTAACGATCATCCTACTCGTACTTTCCAATATTTTTATGACCTTTGCTTGGTATGGACATTTAAAATATGCCAAGTCCACCAATATGTTTTATGTCATTCTATTCTCTTGGGGAATTGCATTTTTTGAATACGTTCTTATGGTTCCTGCCAATCGAATTGGATTTACCGTTTATAAATTTGAAGGCTTCCAATTAAAAATCATCCAAGAAGTCATCACCATCTTAGTGTTCATTCTTTTTGCCACAGTTTTCTTAGGTGAAAAAATCAAATGGAATTATATCGTAAGTTTTGGACTGATACTACTTGCGGGTTATTTTGCTTTTGGTTTTGGAACCAAATCAAACGGACACTAA
- a CDS encoding phosphopantothenoylcysteine decarboxylase encodes MNLKFKRVIVTSGPTREWIDPVRYISNASSGKMGYEIATSFLKYPVEVVYIHGNTLERYSHVTGAKRNIEVETTIQLRDAVLSEIINDSLLVMAAAPADFRPIMTAEHKIKKEKTSEGTKGLLLELEENPDVLQQVTEYVSEHKILNSLRVGFAAETKELERYAKDKLVRKGLNYIVGNYVGSGKGFGEVDSTVRVFGVSGLEKEIGPLPKEKIAEELVSFLVSV; translated from the coding sequence ATGAATCTAAAATTCAAACGAGTCATCGTCACTTCTGGACCCACTAGGGAATGGATAGATCCTGTACGTTATATATCCAATGCTTCTTCGGGAAAAATGGGTTATGAAATTGCCACCTCTTTTTTGAAATACCCTGTAGAAGTCGTTTATATTCATGGAAATACTTTAGAACGATATTCCCATGTTACAGGCGCTAAACGAAATATTGAAGTGGAAACTACCATCCAACTTCGTGATGCTGTATTATCTGAAATTATTAATGATAGTTTGCTTGTGATGGCTGCTGCTCCAGCAGACTTTCGCCCCATAATGACTGCGGAACATAAAATCAAAAAAGAAAAAACTTCGGAAGGAACCAAAGGTTTACTTCTCGAGTTAGAAGAAAATCCTGATGTTTTGCAACAAGTCACAGAATATGTTTCCGAACATAAAATTTTAAACTCACTTCGTGTTGGGTTCGCTGCTGAAACAAAAGAGTTGGAACGATACGCGAAAGACAAACTGGTTCGAAAAGGTCTTAACTATATTGTTGGAAATTATGTTGGATCAGGCAAAGGGTTTGGAGAAGTTGACTCTACTGTTCGTGTATTTGGTGTTAGTGGGTTGGAAAAAGAAATTGGCCCACTTCCTAAAGAAAAAATTGCGGAAGAACTTGTTTCTTTTTTAGTGTCCGTTTGA
- a CDS encoding phosphopantothenoylcysteine decarboxylase gives MKEIVIAVSGSIASYKACELVRGLTKQGYPVRVIMTSNATKFVGKITFEALTGKPVRVDEFDTGMAHIEIKNIASVLAVVPASANIIGKMANGIADDLVTSTYLACTSPVLVAPSMNPGMYLHPAVQRNLKTLKSDGVTIVSPDKGIVVCGDEGYGKLATVESIMEEIIKLHTTNS, from the coding sequence ATGAAAGAAATTGTCATCGCCGTTTCTGGATCCATTGCTTCTTATAAGGCTTGTGAATTGGTTAGAGGACTTACCAAACAAGGGTATCCCGTTCGTGTGATTATGACGTCTAATGCTACCAAATTTGTTGGAAAAATTACCTTTGAAGCATTAACAGGAAAACCGGTAAGGGTGGATGAATTTGATACCGGTATGGCACATATCGAAATCAAAAATATTGCCTCAGTTCTTGCTGTAGTTCCGGCTTCTGCCAATATCATTGGTAAAATGGCAAATGGAATAGCCGATGACTTGGTGACTTCAACCTATCTTGCCTGCACCTCTCCTGTGTTAGTGGCTCCATCTATGAATCCTGGAATGTATTTACATCCTGCAGTCCAAAGAAATTTAAAAACCTTAAAATCGGATGGAGTTACCATTGTTTCTCCTGATAAAGGGATTGTGGTTTGTGGGGATGAGGGATACGGAAAACTTGCCACCGTTGAATCCATCATGGAAGAAATTATCAAACTCCATACAACCAATTCATGA
- a CDS encoding hemolysin family protein, whose protein sequence is MEIIGIFLIFLLVFVNGFFVAAEFAMVSIRPSRLEELVKENRAMSHIAKKAISKIDDMLSVCQVGITVASLLLGWIGEALFASVVSGFLHMFHIELDLVTIHSISIGVSFTFITLLHVILGELVPKTLAIQNTESIALGVSAPMWFFYYLFFPVTFIMNRLAGGILTLFRLQRTGDKYVHSAEELMIIIEEQRKQGRIDNAEMQLIQKTFDFSEHTAKDVMTHRLSIIGIPQESTIDKMLPLIAEHSFSRYPVYDQTLDRIVGIVHVQKYLKWQAAHLSAKGKKEKITTIMEKDFVKVPESMSIERVMTKLREKKQHMAIVIDEYGGVSGLLTLEDIIEEFFGEIRDETDTDEVDVTSKNKKTKTISLDGETELSSLSDILEGEEPSDMEEVRTIAGYFMEKNEDMPKEGSIVQIKKGSLKVKKMEGNKIISILFTPKLEEDNDSELDRELSYEDR, encoded by the coding sequence ATGGAAATAATCGGCATCTTTCTCATCTTCCTCCTCGTCTTTGTTAATGGTTTCTTCGTCGCAGCCGAATTTGCCATGGTTTCTATCCGGCCTTCTCGTCTCGAGGAGCTGGTCAAAGAAAACAGAGCCATGTCTCATATTGCCAAAAAGGCAATTTCTAAAATTGATGATATGTTATCCGTTTGCCAAGTGGGAATCACTGTGGCAAGTTTACTCCTCGGTTGGATCGGTGAGGCCTTGTTCGCAAGTGTTGTCTCTGGATTCCTCCACATGTTCCATATCGAATTGGATCTTGTGACCATCCATAGTATCTCGATCGGAGTTTCTTTTACCTTCATCACTTTGTTACACGTGATTTTGGGGGAACTCGTTCCTAAGACACTTGCCATCCAAAACACTGAATCAATTGCTCTGGGAGTTTCGGCTCCTATGTGGTTTTTCTATTATTTATTTTTTCCAGTTACGTTCATTATGAATCGTCTCGCTGGTGGAATCCTTACACTTTTCCGTTTGCAACGAACTGGTGATAAGTATGTTCATTCAGCGGAAGAGCTCATGATCATCATTGAAGAACAGAGAAAACAAGGTCGGATTGATAATGCAGAAATGCAACTCATCCAAAAGACTTTTGATTTTTCGGAACATACTGCTAAAGACGTAATGACACATAGGCTTTCAATCATTGGAATCCCACAGGAGTCCACAATTGATAAAATGCTTCCGCTCATCGCCGAACATAGTTTTTCAAGATACCCTGTGTATGACCAAACCTTAGATCGAATTGTAGGGATTGTTCACGTTCAGAAGTATTTAAAATGGCAAGCGGCTCATCTTTCTGCGAAAGGTAAAAAAGAAAAGATCACTACCATTATGGAAAAAGATTTTGTGAAAGTTCCAGAATCTATGTCCATCGAACGAGTGATGACAAAACTCCGTGAAAAAAAACAACATATGGCTATTGTCATTGATGAATACGGTGGAGTTTCCGGCTTACTTACGTTAGAAGATATCATCGAAGAATTTTTTGGTGAAATCCGAGACGAAACAGATACGGATGAAGTGGATGTAACTTCCAAAAATAAAAAAACAAAAACCATTTCTTTAGATGGAGAAACTGAACTTTCTAGTTTGTCAGATATTTTGGAAGGGGAAGAACCTTCTGATATGGAAGAAGTCAGAACCATCGCTGGTTATTTTATGGAAAAGAACGAAGATATGCCAAAAGAAGGTAGCATCGTTCAAATTAAAAAAGGTAGCCTGAAGGTAAAAAAAATGGAAGGGAATAAAATCATCTCCATTTTGTTCACTCCTAAATTGGAAGAAGATAATGATTCCGAATTGGACAGGGAACTTTCCTACGAGGATAGGTAA